The stretch of DNA GGCTTGGTTACCAGCATGTGTACACTCCGGTAATGGGGAATGTTGAGCTGTACAAAACTTCCGGCCACTGGGAGCATTACCAGGAGGACATGTTCCCTGTCATGGAGCTTGATAACGAAGAACTTGTGCTTCGCCCAATGAACTGTCCGCACCATATGATGGTTTATAAGAGCGATCTTCGCAGTTATCGCGATTTGCCGATTCGGATCGGTGAGCTCGGCCTGATGCACCGTTATGAGATGTCCGGTGCATTGACAGGTCTGCACCGCGTGCGTGCAATGACCTTGAACGACGCGCATATTTTCTGCCGTCCGGATCAGATTAAGGAGGAATTCGCACGCGTTATTCGCTTGATCCAGCAGGTATACGATGACTTTGGCATCAAGGATTACCGATTCCGCCTGTCTTATCGTGATCCGCACGATACGGAGAAATATTTCCCGGATGATCAAATGTGGGAAATGTCGCAGAGCATGCTGCGTGAAGTAGTGGAGTCCCTGGACATTCCGTTCTTTGAGGCAGAAGGTGAAGCAGCTTTCTATGGTCCGAAGCTTGATGTGCAGATTCGCACAGCTCTTGGCAAGGAAGAGACACTTTCGACCTGCCAGCTTGACTTCCTGCTGCCAGAACGCTTTGAACTGGAATATGTGGGAGATGACGGACAGAAGCACCGCCCTGTTGTTATTCACCGGGGTATTATCAGTACGATGGAGCGCATGACTGCATTCCTGCTTGAGAACTTTGCCGGAGCGCTTCCGCTATGGTTGGCTCCTGTACAGGCCAAGGTTATTCCGGTATCAGGCAACTTCGAGGACTATGCCCGCAAGGTGACGGAAGAGCTGCAGGCTAGCGGTATTCGCGTTGAAGCAGACCTGCGCAATGAGAAGCTTGGTTATAAGATTCGTGAAGCTCAGCTGGAGAAGATTCCGTACATGTTCATTGTCGGTGAGAACGAACAGACCGAAGGAACGGTATCTATTCGTAAGCGCGGCGAAGGCGACTTGGGGGCTAAAGCGCTTGGTGAGACCATTGCCCTTCTTCAAGAAGAAATCCGGACTCACGTGATTTAAAGCCGCTTCATTGATTTTCGGTAAATAACAGTAACGTATAAATTATGGCGCATGTGGACACCCTGCGAAGTAAGGGGGAGGTTTATACATGCGCCAATTTATGTTAAATCGAAAATTATGGTTCACCATTACGCTTGCTTTGTTACTTAGTGCCATTGCCGAAGCAAGCCTAATCCATGCGAGTCCAATTGAACAGGATGATAAATCACAGAGCTTAGGGTCGGCAGGAGTGTTTTCATTTCGGCTTCCTGGATCCATCCAGCCCGCAAACCATCAAGATCGGCTAATGACGAACAGGAAGACCTTCGCCAAGCCCATTCTGGTTTTGGGGGCCCGTCAAGCTTGGCCAAAGCTTCATAAAGCCGCCGCAAAAGCCGATACGGTAAAAGTGCTAGCTACAGGATATACAGCAGGGTACGAGTCTACTGGAAAGCGGCCAAATCACCCACAGTATGGCATTACCTATTCTGGGGTTAAGGTTAAACGAGATAAGGATGCTGTCTCCACAATCGCTGCGGATCTGAAGGTTTTTCCGCTCGGGACGATACTCTATATTCCCGGGTACGGGTACGGTGTTGTAGCAGATAAAGGTTCAGCGATCAAAGGACATAAAATCGATCTATATTTCTCGACAACCAAACAGGTTTTTAAGGAATGGGGTAAGAAGGAAGTCGAGGTCCGTATCGTCAAGCGCGGCAGCGGGAAACTGACGGAAGCTATGCTGAAAGAGCTTGGAAGAGCGGTTGAAGTTAATAAAGAGCTTCCGGACAGAAATTGGGAGAGGAGCATCTAGTCCCGGTTCGCATAGGAGTCCGCAGGTCTTCGCATAATAATTGATGGAGGCCCAGCGATGGACTCCCTAGAATAATCCGGGAGGTGCAAGTGATGAAAGGTAATAACTTTCAAGGTCCAGGTGCAGGCGTAGGTGCAACAGGAGCAGGTGCAACAGGAGCAGGTGCAAATGCGGCCCCAAGAAATTATAAAACACCTAATGAGAAGTACGATGAGGAATTTGCTGACTTGAGCGCAAACCCGGTGACTCAAAAAGCGCAAGCTTCTCATCAAGCGGGCAGCACGCATACTGGCTTCAAAACACCTAACGAGAAGTACGACGAGGAATTTTCCGAATTGAGCGGTAATCCCGTACAGAAGAAAATCCAATCGTCACAAAACAACAAGCGCTAATCATAATCTGTAGATTTCGCGCTAGCTTCAAGGGAACAGGATGTCCTTCATTCGAGGGCATCCTGTTTTTTTGTATTATTTTTCCACACAACTCGGTCTTGAGGCGGAGATGAATTTCAATCCCGCGCCGCTATGCGAAAGATTGGCTATCGGGTAAACTGATAATCAAGAACACAGAAAGCGATGTGGAGGCGAAAAAATGAAAAGAGGCTTTGGGGGACGAATTTTTGGGGGGCTGCTGCTTCTTGGTATCGGCGGAATCCTCCTGCTCAATATGATGGGGATTATCAATACGAGCTTAAGTTATCTAATCTCAACATTCTGGCCTATGTTCATCATTTTTGTCGGAATTTCACAGTTGAGCATCAGCAGCAAGAATGGAGGGGGCTTACTCAGCGGGTTCATTATTTTGGCAATCGGTGGGTATTTTCAAGCAAGAAATCTCAATCTGATTGATCTGTCGATGGGTGAGATGATTCGGTTTGCGGCCCCGATTCTCTTAATTGTTGGCGGTCTGTATGTGCTATTAAAGCCAAGGCAGCGGAATGGACGACCTGACAAGCATTATGATCCGCCAGGGCCGCTGGAAGAAGCGGAGATTCCTCCTTATCAACATCCGGAGATCAAGTCTAATTTAGATGAAGTGTTCGAGCAGACTTTCCCGGAAGAGAAGCAAAAGCAAGAGCACGAACCTAAGCATAAATCAGAATACAGCCGTCCCAAATTTGATACAACCTATGTCCATGATAACGAAAAGATCAACAGATCCGGCTTTATAGGTGATGTTAGGATCGGTAAGGACTATTTTCAGCTTAAGCCTATGAACATTTCCCATTTTATCGGCGATACCATTATTGACCTGACCAAAGCGCAGATTCCCTATGGGGAGACCAAAATCAACGTCTCTGCTTTTATAGGTGATGTGAAGGTGTTCATTCCTGAGGACATGGATTTGGGGATAACGGTAACGTCCAGCTCCCTTATCGGAGATATGAAAGTCTTAAAGGAGAAGCAGGGCGGCTTTATGAGCAGCTGTGTATCTCAGACTCCGTATTACTCTGAAGCAAGCAAGAGAGTCAAGCTGAATGTTAGCGTGTTTGTTGGCGACGTTCGCGTCAACTCGGTAGGTTAATTATGATGCTGAAGGTGATGAAGAATACCAAGTGGGAGCTTCTCAGCTATTTCCTTCTTACGGGAATTGTTACGGCAGGCGCTTTTTATGCAGGCTGTGAAGCTGGGTACATCGTAGTCAAGGACGCCAGGATGTGGATTTATTATGTGGTCGGCGTTCTGATCTTTACTTTAGTTATTGGCTATATTGCCGGACAGCGTATTCAGCGAAGAATTGATTTGCTTCATCTCAATATGCTGCAGGTAGCTAAGGGGAACCTGGGCGTTCGAATGCCCAATACGCCAGACCAGACCTTTGCAGGAGTATATGGGGAATTTAATACGATGATTGAAGCGGTGGAGAAAAAGATGAGACTGCTTCAGCAGTTGGGTGAAAAAGAGGTCATCGAGAAAGAACAGGCTGCCGAGAAGGCGGTGCTTGAGGAACGGCGGCGGCTGGCTCGTGATCTGCATGACACAGTCAGCCAGCAGCTTTTTGCTGTTCATATGGCAGCATCTTCGCTGCCGAAGATGCTGGAGCTTAATGAGGAGCAGGGCAAGCAGGTCATGCAGCAGCTCATTCAAATGTCTAATACCGCCCAGAAGCAGATGAGGGCACTAATTGCCCAGCTGCGTCCGATGGAGCTGGTGGGCAAATCGCTAGCTGAAGCGCTTGATCAATGGTTCCCGGATTATTGCCGACAGAACGGACTAAAGGGAATGAAGGATCTTGATCTTGAAGGCAAGCTATCCGAAGCCATTGAACACCAGCTGTTCCTGATTATTCAGGAGGCGATGGCGAATATTGTGAAGCATTCCGGGGCGCGCCTTGTCAGCCTTTCTTTGCGGGAGGGTCCAAGGCAGGTGGTGTTAAGCGTGAGCGATGACGGGCAGGGCTTCAGTTCTTCCTTGCCCAAGCAGGGGTCCTATGGACTCACGACAATGCGAGAACGGGCCGAGAAGCTGGGAGGGCAAGCTGAAATTATCAGTAACCCTGGAGCGGGAACGACCATCCGCATACATATACCTAAGTTTGAGGATGGCATGAAGGGGGAAGACCAATGAATGACACGAGAATCAAAGTAATGATTGTGGACGATCATGATATGGTTCGAATGGGGCTGAAAACATATTTGATGCTGGACCCGAGCTTTGAGGTTATCGCTGAGGCGGGAGATGGCTCGCTGGCACTGAAGATGCTAAAGGAACAGTCTCGGGATGAGCATCCGGATATTCTGCTTATGGATTTGATGATGCCGGTGATGAACGGGGCTGAAGCCACCAGGGAGATTCTTGCCCTCTATCCTGAGCTAAAAATTGTGATTCTGACCAGCTTTCTTGAAGATGATCTCGTTGTGGAGGCTATCGAGGCCGGGGCTGTGAGCTATGTGCTGAAGACTGTATCGGCAGAAGAGCTTATTTATGCTCTCCAAGGGGCCTATCGCGGTATGCCGGTTATGACCGGAGACGTTGCGCAGGCTCTTACGCGGGGAATTCGTCAGCGTACAGTGCAAGGCGAAGATTCAGGGCTTACCGAACGCGAGAGGGAGGTACTGCTGCTAATTGCTGAAGGAAAAAACAATAAAGATATTGGAGAAGAGCTGCATATTAGCATCAAAACCGTCAAGACTCATGTCAGCAACCTCCTGATGAAATGCGAGCTGGAGGATCGGACACAGCTTGCCATTTACGCTCATCGGCAAGGCTGGGTTACACGCTGAACCTATATATATGCTGATAATAGCAAGGGATGGACTTTCTTATCTCCTTTTTAATTGTTTTTAAGGTATGTTTAAGGTTTATAGTAGAAAATATAGACAACAAGTTAAACAACCCTTATAAACAGGGATAAGGAGGCCATGACAATGGATGATCAAAACAAAAAGACAAGTGAGCCCTTTGGTGAGGATGAGAATAGAGAACTCAATAAATCGGAGAATCAAGGTTCTTCATATTATTATTCGTACGGATCTTTCCAATCGTTCGATCGGGATCCGAAGGAGCGGAATACTAACGACATGAATGAAGAGAGAGACAATCATAGTACGCCTTTTCCATCTGAAAATGTAGAGATTACTCCTCCTGAACCGGTACGTCCGATGCCGACCAGCTACCCGGTTCGCCCTTCGAACAAAGAGGGATTTGGTCAAGCAGATCAAGGCGGAAACGGGGGCCAGGGCCATGGGAATGATTCGGGAAAGAACCCGGGGAACTGGCAGTATAACCGCAAGCCGAAATCCGGAGTAAAATCGATCATTGCCGGTGTCCTGGCAGGAATGGTCATCATGACTGGCGCTATGGCTTATGCAGATCATGAGAATATCTTTACGGGCGGCAAGGCGGCTACCACAGCTGCTGTTCTAACTTCGAGCGTGGATACGGCTAATACCCAATCAACAAAGAGCTCTGCAACCACGGCGGCCTTGCCAATTTCGAATCCGGGCGATGTAACGACCGTGGTCAAACAGGCTGGACCTGCAGTGGTGCAAATCGAGACTTTGTCCAAATCCAGCGGCCAGTCCTCCAGCAGCGGGGGCAGCACTTTTGATAGTGATCCGTTCTACAAGTATTTCTTCGGAGATAACTACTTTGGCGGCAGCAACGGCGGGGGCAACAACGGTAGTGGCAATAGCGGAAACAGTGGTAACAGCGGCAGCGGAAGCTCCTCAAGCCAACTGGTTCCAACAGGCCTTGGCTCCGGCTTTATTTTTGACAAAGAGGGATATATCTTAACCAATGAACACGTAGTTCACGGAGCGGATGTAGTACAGGTTACTGTACAGGGAACCACTAAACCTTACGAGGCCAAGGTGCTGGGTAAGAGCTATGATTTGGACTTGGCTGTTCTGAAGATCAATGGTAGCAGCAGCTTCCCTTCTATTCCACTCGGGGATTCCAATAATAGTCAGGTAGGGGAATGGATGGTAGCCATCGGTAACCCTCAAGGCTTTGATCACACGGTAACCAGCGGTGTACTCAGCGCAAAGGGACGGGAAATTACCATTGCTGGGGAGAACGGTGAGAAGGACCGCAAGTATAAAGACCTGCTGCAAACCGATGCTTCTATTAACCCAGGTAACTCCGGCGGACCACTTCTGAACTTGAACGGTGAAGTGATCGGGATTAACGTTGCGGTCAGCTCCGATGCTCAAGGCATTGGATTTGCGATTCCAACCAGCACGATTACCGAAGTACTCGACAAGCTGAAGAATAATGAAGCAATTCCGGCCACTCCAGAGCCGTTTATCGGGGCAACGCTGCAGACAGTGACTCCGGAGGTTTCCAAACAAATGGGTACGGATGTAACAGAAGGCTCCTTGGTGGTAGAAGTAATGTACAAATCCCCTGCCTACAATGCCGACCTTCGTCCGTATGACATTATTACGGGTGCTAATGGACAGAGCTACTCAACCAATCAGGAACTTATCGCCTTTATTCAAAAACAAAAAGTCGGTGATAAGGTAACCTTGAACATTATCCGCAATGGTAAGAAGATGGATTTGTCTGTAACAATTGGCAACAAAAACGATTTCCAGACACAGACGACACAGCAATAATACCGAGACTGGCGAACAACCAGTGAATTAAGGCATAATGAAGCGGCAGGGAATTTTCCCTACCGCTTCTTACATATCCGGCAAGGATAATATCATTTCGGAAAAGGAGAAGGATTATGCGATCCGGAATATTGGTCATTGACGATGATGAGAAAATAACCTCGATGCTTCGCAGGGGCTTGGCATTTGAAGGATATGATGTATATACCGCGAACAATGGGGCGGAAGGCTTGCAAATGATGTTGACCGCCGACCCTGACTTGGTGGTATTGGACGTGATGATGCCGAAGATTGATGGCTTTGAGGTGTGCCGCAGGCTTCGGGAGGGAGGAAGCACAGTCCCCATTCTTATGCTGACGGCCAAGGATGAGGTAGAGAACCGAGTGAAGGGACTGGATATCGGTGCAGATGATTATGTGGTCAAGCCGTTTGCCTTGGAAGAGTTATTAGCAAGGGTTCGTGCGTTA from Paenibacillus sp. CAA11 encodes:
- the thrS gene encoding threonine--tRNA ligase; this translates as MAISISLPDGSVREYAEGSTFEDVAASISSGLRKNAVGGKLNGITVDLNTKLENGAQVEILTLDSPEGLEMMRHSTAHLLAQAVKRLYGNKEVKLGIGPVIEDGFYYDMDLEHPLNPEDLQKIEKEMERIVGENLPITRREVSREEAIAIFTELGDPYKLELIRDLPEDSVISIYDQGEFFDLCRGPHVPSTGKIKVFKLLSVAGAYWRGNSKNKMLQRVYGTTFVKKAQLDEHLHLLEEAKKRDHRKLGKDLKIFTFSNLVGQGLPIWLPNGAKLRRTLERYIVDLEERLGYQHVYTPVMGNVELYKTSGHWEHYQEDMFPVMELDNEELVLRPMNCPHHMMVYKSDLRSYRDLPIRIGELGLMHRYEMSGALTGLHRVRAMTLNDAHIFCRPDQIKEEFARVIRLIQQVYDDFGIKDYRFRLSYRDPHDTEKYFPDDQMWEMSQSMLREVVESLDIPFFEAEGEAAFYGPKLDVQIRTALGKEETLSTCQLDFLLPERFELEYVGDDGQKHRPVVIHRGIISTMERMTAFLLENFAGALPLWLAPVQAKVIPVSGNFEDYARKVTEELQASGIRVEADLRNEKLGYKIREAQLEKIPYMFIVGENEQTEGTVSIRKRGEGDLGAKALGETIALLQEEIRTHVI
- a CDS encoding response regulator, producing the protein MNDTRIKVMIVDDHDMVRMGLKTYLMLDPSFEVIAEAGDGSLALKMLKEQSRDEHPDILLMDLMMPVMNGAEATREILALYPELKIVILTSFLEDDLVVEAIEAGAVSYVLKTVSAEELIYALQGAYRGMPVMTGDVAQALTRGIRQRTVQGEDSGLTEREREVLLLIAEGKNNKDIGEELHISIKTVKTHVSNLLMKCELEDRTQLAIYAHRQGWVTR
- a CDS encoding sensor histidine kinase, translating into MKNTKWELLSYFLLTGIVTAGAFYAGCEAGYIVVKDARMWIYYVVGVLIFTLVIGYIAGQRIQRRIDLLHLNMLQVAKGNLGVRMPNTPDQTFAGVYGEFNTMIEAVEKKMRLLQQLGEKEVIEKEQAAEKAVLEERRRLARDLHDTVSQQLFAVHMAASSLPKMLELNEEQGKQVMQQLIQMSNTAQKQMRALIAQLRPMELVGKSLAEALDQWFPDYCRQNGLKGMKDLDLEGKLSEAIEHQLFLIIQEAMANIVKHSGARLVSLSLREGPRQVVLSVSDDGQGFSSSLPKQGSYGLTTMRERAEKLGGQAEIISNPGAGTTIRIHIPKFEDGMKGEDQ
- a CDS encoding S1C family serine protease, producing the protein MDDQNKKTSEPFGEDENRELNKSENQGSSYYYSYGSFQSFDRDPKERNTNDMNEERDNHSTPFPSENVEITPPEPVRPMPTSYPVRPSNKEGFGQADQGGNGGQGHGNDSGKNPGNWQYNRKPKSGVKSIIAGVLAGMVIMTGAMAYADHENIFTGGKAATTAAVLTSSVDTANTQSTKSSATTAALPISNPGDVTTVVKQAGPAVVQIETLSKSSGQSSSSGGSTFDSDPFYKYFFGDNYFGGSNGGGNNGSGNSGNSGNSGSGSSSSQLVPTGLGSGFIFDKEGYILTNEHVVHGADVVQVTVQGTTKPYEAKVLGKSYDLDLAVLKINGSSSFPSIPLGDSNNSQVGEWMVAIGNPQGFDHTVTSGVLSAKGREITIAGENGEKDRKYKDLLQTDASINPGNSGGPLLNLNGEVIGINVAVSSDAQGIGFAIPTSTITEVLDKLKNNEAIPATPEPFIGATLQTVTPEVSKQMGTDVTEGSLVVEVMYKSPAYNADLRPYDIITGANGQSYSTNQELIAFIQKQKVGDKVTLNIIRNGKKMDLSVTIGNKNDFQTQTTQQ
- the liaF gene encoding cell wall-active antibiotics response protein LiaF, whose amino-acid sequence is MKRGFGGRIFGGLLLLGIGGILLLNMMGIINTSLSYLISTFWPMFIIFVGISQLSISSKNGGGLLSGFIILAIGGYFQARNLNLIDLSMGEMIRFAAPILLIVGGLYVLLKPRQRNGRPDKHYDPPGPLEEAEIPPYQHPEIKSNLDEVFEQTFPEEKQKQEHEPKHKSEYSRPKFDTTYVHDNEKINRSGFIGDVRIGKDYFQLKPMNISHFIGDTIIDLTKAQIPYGETKINVSAFIGDVKVFIPEDMDLGITVTSSSLIGDMKVLKEKQGGFMSSCVSQTPYYSEASKRVKLNVSVFVGDVRVNSVG
- a CDS encoding 3D domain-containing protein, with protein sequence MRQFMLNRKLWFTITLALLLSAIAEASLIHASPIEQDDKSQSLGSAGVFSFRLPGSIQPANHQDRLMTNRKTFAKPILVLGARQAWPKLHKAAAKADTVKVLATGYTAGYESTGKRPNHPQYGITYSGVKVKRDKDAVSTIAADLKVFPLGTILYIPGYGYGVVADKGSAIKGHKIDLYFSTTKQVFKEWGKKEVEVRIVKRGSGKLTEAMLKELGRAVEVNKELPDRNWERSI
- a CDS encoding response regulator transcription factor → MRSGILVIDDDEKITSMLRRGLAFEGYDVYTANNGAEGLQMMLTADPDLVVLDVMMPKIDGFEVCRRLREGGSTVPILMLTAKDEVENRVKGLDIGADDYVVKPFALEELLARVRALLRRKESGGEEAGQRLIFEDVVMDLDSREVIRGGKRLELTAKEFELLHLFMQNPKRLLTRDLIMDKIWGYDYSGESNVLEVYVAMLRQKTEEHGGKRIIQTIRGAGYILRGES